In Caloramator sp. E03, the sequence TATATAAAATTATCTTTTAAAAATACAGCAAGACCTCCATTTAATATATGCTTTTTTATTATTATATTCTCAGCATTCTTAGAAAAATAAACTATGTTGCTTTTAACCCTTTGTTTTAATATGTTTACACTGTTATCATCTGCATTTAAAACCACATAGCCATAATCCTTTACAGCTTCTGCGACAAGAGATTTTACATCTATCAAATCCTCTATTGTTTCAATTCCATCAATTCCTAAATGGTCATCTGAAATATTAGTAATAACCCCAACATCAGCAAGATCGTATCCAAGACCTCTTTTTACTATTCCTCCTCTTGCTGTTTCAAGCACTGCCACTTCAACTCTTTTATCCATTAAAACTGTATAGGCACTTTCAGGTCCTGTTGTATCACCCTTTAATACGCATTTATTATTTAGATAAATACCACCTGTTGTAGTCATACCAACATACATACCCTTCATAGAGAAAATATGGCCTATCATTCTTGTTGTAGTTGTCTTACCATTAGTTCCTGTTACTGAAATAACAGGTATTGATGTCTTCTCTAAATTAGGAAAAAGGTAGTCTATTATATCTGCTGCAACATTTCTTCCTTTACCATGAGTAGGGTTAATATGCATTCTAAGCCCAGGTGATGCATTCACTTCAATTACAGCCCCTTTATTTAAAGAAATAGACTTTGATATATCATTAGTACATATATCAACCCCTGCAATATCAAGGCCTATAGCCTCTGCAGCCCTTATAGCATAATTTATATTATCAGGATGAATTATATCAGTACAATCCTTTGAAGTTCCACCAGTTGAAAGGTTAGCATTTTGCCTTAAATAAACAGTTTCATCCTTTATAGGTATATAATCAAGGTTTAATCCCATAGATTTTAGATTATTAATCACAACATCATCAACAACAATCTTAGTTAATGGTTTTTCATGGCCATATCCTCTTTGAGGATTTAAATTTTCAATATCAATTAGCTCTTTTATGCTGTGGACTCCATCACCTACAACAAATGGAGGTATCCTTAAAGATACAGCACAAACTTTACCATTTACCACAAGAACTCTATAATCTTTACCTTCTATATATTTTTCAACAATAACCTTTTTGTTTATTTTTGAAGCTATATCATAAGCTTTGGCTGCATCTTCATCATTTGCTATTTTAACAGTAACTCCCCTGCCTTGATTCCCATCAACAGGCTTTATTACAACTGGATAACCTATATCTTTGCAGATTTTAATTACATCTTCTATATTATTTGCAACATCCCCCTCTGCAACAGGAATACATGCACTCTTTAAAAGATTTTTTGTCATTAATTTATCACAGGCAATGTCAACAGATACAGTAGATGTAGCATCA encodes:
- the cphA gene encoding cyanophycin synthetase, producing MKLIDERVYTGRNIYSHKPCIRITIDVEDMADIPTKDIENFNNRLKEAFPGLKNHKCSLGYVGGFLQRLKEGTYLPHVFEHVLIEMQNMLGFDKVKFGKARLVENSIYNIIFQYELEEAGALCVKYGMECLNAFINNKDYDIKRAIEEIEKSIEKVRLGQSTLAIYNEALKRGIPVIRIGKNSILQLGYGKYQRRIEAAISDATSTVSVDIACDKLMTKNLLKSACIPVAEGDVANNIEDVIKICKDIGYPVVIKPVDGNQGRGVTVKIANDEDAAKAYDIASKINKKVIVEKYIEGKDYRVLVVNGKVCAVSLRIPPFVVGDGVHSIKELIDIENLNPQRGYGHEKPLTKIVVDDVVINNLKSMGLNLDYIPIKDETVYLRQNANLSTGGTSKDCTDIIHPDNINYAIRAAEAIGLDIAGVDICTNDISKSISLNKGAVIEVNASPGLRMHINPTHGKGRNVAADIIDYLFPNLEKTSIPVISVTGTNGKTTTTRMIGHIFSMKGMYVGMTTTGGIYLNNKCVLKGDTTGPESAYTVLMDKRVEVAVLETARGGIVKRGLGYDLADVGVITNISDDHLGIDGIETIEDLIDVKSLVAEAVKDYGYVVLNADDNSVNILKQRVKSNIVYFSKNAENIIIKKHILNGGLAVFLKDNFIYFADGERIQPVVDVREIPSTLDGKLEYNIENAMAACGACAALNIDIELISKGLKTFFLDATQNPGRFNVYNVNNFKIIVDYGHNAEAFKAVLNSMKKMEAKRLIGIIGVPGDRMDESIIRCGYICGCGFDFIYIKEDVDKRGRNEYEVAKLLEHGVIQSGKKPDDYKIILDEGEALYEAMVNAKEGDIIAVFYEDYGAVIGAIEKYKNKAKGDFDLKNIKVV